The Equus przewalskii isolate Varuska chromosome 5, EquPr2, whole genome shotgun sequence genome window below encodes:
- the LOC103562338 gene encoding olfactory receptor 6C1-like isoform X2, producing the protein MRNQTETTGFILLGLSDDPKLQVVIFVFLLISYMLSITGNLTIITLTLLDSHLQTPMYFFLRNFSLLEVSFTTVTTPKFLGTIISGDKTISFNDCMAQLFFYILLGVTEFYLLAAMSYDRYIAICKPLHYMTIMNRRVCTLLVFASWLASFLIIFPSLMLFIQLNYCKSNVVDHYTCDYFPLLHLSCSDTKFLETMGFSCAVFTLMFTLALIILSYIYIIRTILRIPSTSQRTKAFSTCSSHMIVISISYGSCIFMYINPSAKDRVSLSKGVAVLNTSVAPMLNPFIYSLRNQQKQVKDAFKHMVKRIEFFSVK; encoded by the exons ATGAGAAACCAGACAGAAACAACAGGGTTTATCCTCCTGGGACTGTCAGATGACCCAAAGCTCCAGGTGGTGATCTTTGTCTTTCTGCTCATCTCCTACATGCTCAGCATCACTGGGAACCTGACCATCATCACCCTCACCCTGCTGGATTCCCACCTCCAGAcccccatgtatttcttcctcagaAATTTCTCCTTGTTAGAAGTTTCATTCACAACTGTCACTACACCCAAGTTCCTAGGCACCATTATTTCAGGAGATAAAACCATTTCTTTTAATGATTGTATGGCTCAGTTATTTTTTTACATTCTCTTAGGAGTCACCGAATTTTACCTTCTGGCTGCCATGTCCTATGACCGTTATATTGCCATCTGCAAACCTCTGCATTACATGACCATCATGAATCGGAGAGTCTGCACACTCCTTGTCTTTGCTTCCTGGCTGGCTTCGTTCTTAATCATATTCCCATCACTCATGCTATTCATACAGCTCAATTACTGTAAGTCCAATGTTGTAGACCATTATACTTGTGATTATTTCCCCTTACTACACCTTTCTTGTTCAGACACAAAATTCCTAGAGACAATGGGTTTTTCTTGTGCTGTTTTTACTCTAATGTTCACTTTGGCATTAATAATTCTGTCTTACATATATATCATCAGAACCATTTTGAGAATTCCTTCTACTAGTCAGAGGACAAAGGCATTTTCCACGTGTTCTTCCCACATGATTGTCATCTCCATCTCTTATGGCAGCTGCATTTTCATGTACATTAATCCATCAGCAAAAGACAGAGTATCTCTGAGCAAGGGAGTTGCTGTGCTCAACACCTCAGTGGcccccatgctgaacccctttATTTACAGCCTGAGGAATCAGCAA aaacaagtgaaagatGCTTTTAAGCACATGGTGAAAAGGATAGAATTTTTCTCAGTGAAGTGA
- the LOC103562338 gene encoding olfactory receptor 6C1-like isoform X1 translates to MRNQTETTGFILLGLSDDPKLQVVIFVFLLISYMLSITGNLTIITLTLLDSHLQTPMYFFLRNFSLLEVSFTTVTTPKFLGTIISGDKTISFNDCMAQLFFYILLGVTEFYLLAAMSYDRYIAICKPLHYMTIMNRRVCTLLVFASWLASFLIIFPSLMLFIQLNYCKSNVVDHYTCDYFPLLHLSCSDTKFLETMGFSCAVFTLMFTLALIILSYIYIIRTILRIPSTSQRTKAFSTCSSHMIVISISYGSCIFMYINPSAKDRVSLSKGVAVLNTSVAPMLNPFIYSLRNQQVKGAFMDMARKTLFFSSKYKHAVS, encoded by the coding sequence ATGAGAAACCAGACAGAAACAACAGGGTTTATCCTCCTGGGACTGTCAGATGACCCAAAGCTCCAGGTGGTGATCTTTGTCTTTCTGCTCATCTCCTACATGCTCAGCATCACTGGGAACCTGACCATCATCACCCTCACCCTGCTGGATTCCCACCTCCAGAcccccatgtatttcttcctcagaAATTTCTCCTTGTTAGAAGTTTCATTCACAACTGTCACTACACCCAAGTTCCTAGGCACCATTATTTCAGGAGATAAAACCATTTCTTTTAATGATTGTATGGCTCAGTTATTTTTTTACATTCTCTTAGGAGTCACCGAATTTTACCTTCTGGCTGCCATGTCCTATGACCGTTATATTGCCATCTGCAAACCTCTGCATTACATGACCATCATGAATCGGAGAGTCTGCACACTCCTTGTCTTTGCTTCCTGGCTGGCTTCGTTCTTAATCATATTCCCATCACTCATGCTATTCATACAGCTCAATTACTGTAAGTCCAATGTTGTAGACCATTATACTTGTGATTATTTCCCCTTACTACACCTTTCTTGTTCAGACACAAAATTCCTAGAGACAATGGGTTTTTCTTGTGCTGTTTTTACTCTAATGTTCACTTTGGCATTAATAATTCTGTCTTACATATATATCATCAGAACCATTTTGAGAATTCCTTCTACTAGTCAGAGGACAAAGGCATTTTCCACGTGTTCTTCCCACATGATTGTCATCTCCATCTCTTATGGCAGCTGCATTTTCATGTACATTAATCCATCAGCAAAAGACAGAGTATCTCTGAGCAAGGGAGTTGCTGTGCTCAACACCTCAGTGGcccccatgctgaacccctttATTTACAGCCTGAGGAATCAGCAAGTCAAGGGAGCCTTCATGGACATGGCGAGGAAGACTCTATTCTTCTCAAGCAAGTATAAACATGCAGTGTCGTGA